The following proteins come from a genomic window of Streptomyces sp. NBC_01716:
- a CDS encoding SDR family oxidoreductase, translating to MARSSASSASNPRGRPIGPLFFVSTPTAYLFRSDRCGSATVAIRWRPLQKSKEAVHAWDNWKTRPLSSPGAALGARFVQLDVTDDESVNSALATIGSAEGRLDVLVHNAGILGHGVADGPTALQVFDTNAVGVVRVTEAALPLLRKSSNPTIEPGFTATDMTEGFEGGRTPEESAGTIVRLATLATDGPTGTFSDEAGELRW from the coding sequence ATGGCGCGCTCAAGCGCCTCGTCGGCGTCGAATCCTCGCGGCCGGCCGATCGGACCGCTCTTCTTCGTCTCCACCCCCACAGCCTACCTCTTCCGTAGTGATCGATGCGGAAGTGCTACCGTGGCCATTCGGTGGCGACCGCTACAGAAGTCGAAGGAGGCTGTTCACGCGTGGGACAACTGGAAGACAAGACCGCTCTCGTCACCGGGGGCAGCACTTGGCGCGCGATTCGTACAACTCGATGTGACCGACGACGAATCGGTGAACAGCGCGCTGGCGACGATCGGTTCGGCCGAGGGCCGGCTCGACGTTCTGGTCCACAACGCGGGCATCCTGGGACACGGCGTCGCCGACGGTCCCACGGCTCTCCAGGTCTTCGACACCAACGCGGTCGGGGTCGTCCGCGTCACGGAGGCGGCGCTTCCGCTGCTGCGTAAATCCTCGAACCCGACCATCGAGCCCGGCTTCACCGCCACCGACATGACCGAGGGATTCGAAGGCGGCAGAACGCCGGAAGAGAGCGCCGGCACGATCGTGCGCCTGGCGACTCTCGCCACGGACGGCCCGACAGGAACCTTCTCGGACGAGGCGGGCGAACTGCGCTGGTAG
- a CDS encoding TetR/AcrR family transcriptional regulator, with amino-acid sequence METKKSGPIGRPRGFDADEALERAMLVFWEHGYEGASLAGLTDAMGISTTSMYAAFGNKEELFRKALERYTEGPSAYLARALEEPTALGVATAILAGTIRTTTRAARPQGCMGVQGALAAGDAGRDVRDLLVDWRNNSHSTVRERFQRAVDEGDLPPETDPGLLARYVTTLAFGIAVQAASGVCRDELQAMTDAALRNWPL; translated from the coding sequence GTGGAGACGAAGAAGAGCGGTCCGATCGGCCGGCCGCGAGGATTCGACGCCGACGAGGCGCTTGAGCGCGCCATGCTGGTGTTCTGGGAGCACGGCTACGAGGGGGCCAGCCTGGCGGGCCTCACGGACGCGATGGGCATCTCCACCACGAGCATGTACGCGGCCTTCGGCAACAAGGAGGAGCTGTTCCGCAAGGCTCTGGAGCGTTACACCGAAGGCCCGAGCGCCTACCTGGCGCGGGCGCTTGAGGAGCCGACCGCCCTCGGCGTCGCCACCGCGATCCTGGCCGGCACCATTCGCACCACCACTCGCGCGGCCCGGCCCCAGGGGTGCATGGGCGTCCAGGGAGCCCTGGCCGCCGGCGACGCCGGGCGGGACGTCCGCGACCTTCTCGTCGACTGGCGCAACAACAGCCACTCCACTGTCCGGGAGCGGTTCCAGCGAGCCGTCGACGAGGGCGACCTGCCACCGGAGACCGATCCGGGGCTGCTGGCCCGCTATGTCACCACCTTGGCGTTCGGCATCGCCGTGCAGGCCGCGAGCGGTGTCTGCCGCGACGAACTCCAGGCGATGACCGACGCGGCCCTGCGGAACTGGCCGCTCTGA
- a CDS encoding polysaccharide deacetylase family protein: MARHSGGRGWYGKLIGAALGVTMLATGASVWTTHAVTPGGSSAKPSAPATPGGDIKPVAATIAHASEAGERGVNITIDDGPDPVWTPQMLDLLREYEVKATFCMVGTQAQAHPDLVKKVVADGHRLCDHSVSHNTAMDKDSQTYQSQQILDAERMITKASGGVRPMYYRAPGGAFTPYSRQLAASRGMRPLGWNVDTKDFERPGTAAIVATVERELPNGPTLLFHDAGGDRTQTVEALRQLLPQLKEQGYSFGFPVR, encoded by the coding sequence ATGGCACGGCACAGCGGCGGGCGTGGCTGGTACGGCAAGTTGATCGGGGCGGCGCTCGGAGTGACGATGCTCGCCACCGGTGCCTCGGTGTGGACCACGCACGCCGTAACCCCGGGCGGCTCCTCGGCGAAGCCGAGCGCGCCGGCCACGCCGGGCGGTGACATCAAGCCGGTCGCGGCGACCATCGCGCACGCCTCGGAGGCGGGGGAGCGCGGGGTCAACATCACCATCGACGACGGCCCCGACCCCGTGTGGACCCCCCAAATGCTCGACCTGCTGCGGGAGTACGAGGTGAAAGCCACGTTCTGCATGGTGGGGACGCAGGCGCAGGCCCACCCCGACCTCGTGAAGAAGGTGGTCGCGGACGGGCACCGGCTGTGCGACCACTCGGTGTCGCACAACACCGCCATGGACAAGGACTCCCAGACCTACCAGTCGCAGCAGATCCTCGACGCCGAACGAATGATCACCAAGGCGTCCGGGGGCGTACGGCCGATGTACTACCGCGCGCCCGGCGGGGCCTTCACCCCCTACAGCCGCCAGCTCGCCGCGTCCCGGGGCATGCGCCCGCTGGGCTGGAACGTGGACACCAAGGACTTCGAGCGCCCTGGCACGGCCGCCATCGTCGCCACGGTCGAGCGGGAGCTGCCCAACGGACCGACGCTCCTGTTCCACGACGCGGGCGGCGACCGCACCCAGACGGTGGAGGCCCTGCGCCAACTCCTTCCCCAACTCAAGGAGCAGGGTTACTCGTTCGGCTTCCCGGTGCGCTGA
- a CDS encoding trypsin-like serine peptidase — protein sequence MSETATSLIRRLRGRAVGLAAAGTALVLAVPVPATAVVGQSRAAAEPVSVMTYTAKERREALAYWTTARMKAVGKSVDLGPTGPKAKPYRGVALKTVGRLFFVNANGADTWCTATAVKSANRSAVMTAAHCVRRGSSPGNTNTTMVFAPGYGKGKQPYGAFAVRTAASPRAWVNDSTDDVSALVVDADKKGRKLTDVVGGQAIAFNRAVGGTVSALGYSATRPQRGEELLRCVGKAKKENGMQAIPCDMTGGSSGGPWLADFDTTTGKGVLVSVNGSLDALTPTKMYGEVLGATAKKVYNRAQKG from the coding sequence ATGTCCGAGACAGCAACTTCCCTGATCCGGCGTCTTCGTGGCCGGGCCGTGGGATTGGCCGCGGCCGGTACGGCCCTCGTTCTCGCCGTGCCGGTGCCGGCGACCGCCGTGGTCGGGCAGAGCCGAGCCGCCGCCGAGCCCGTCTCCGTCATGACGTACACCGCCAAGGAACGCCGCGAGGCCCTCGCCTACTGGACCACCGCCCGGATGAAGGCCGTCGGCAAGTCCGTGGACCTCGGTCCCACCGGGCCCAAGGCCAAGCCGTACCGGGGCGTCGCCCTCAAGACCGTGGGGCGGCTCTTCTTCGTCAACGCCAACGGCGCCGACACCTGGTGCACGGCCACCGCCGTCAAGAGCGCCAACCGCTCCGCCGTGATGACCGCCGCGCACTGCGTACGCCGCGGCTCCTCCCCCGGCAACACCAACACCACGATGGTGTTCGCCCCCGGCTACGGCAAGGGCAAGCAGCCGTACGGCGCTTTCGCGGTCCGCACCGCCGCGAGCCCGCGTGCCTGGGTGAACGACTCCACCGATGACGTCTCCGCGCTGGTCGTCGACGCCGACAAGAAGGGCCGCAAACTCACCGACGTCGTGGGCGGCCAGGCCATCGCCTTCAACCGCGCCGTCGGCGGCACCGTCTCCGCCCTCGGCTACTCCGCCACCCGCCCGCAGCGCGGCGAGGAACTCCTCCGCTGCGTCGGCAAGGCGAAGAAGGAGAACGGTATGCAGGCCATTCCCTGCGACATGACCGGCGGCTCCAGCGGCGGCCCGTGGCTGGCCGACTTCGACACCACCACCGGCAAGGGCGTCCTTGTCTCGGTCAATGGCTCGCTGGACGCGCTGACGCCGACCAAGATGTACGGAGAGGTGCTGGGGGCCACGGCGAAGAAGGTGTACAACCGGGCCCAGAAGGGCTGA